The Azospirillum brasilense genome window below encodes:
- a CDS encoding TRAP transporter small permease, translating to MPMKILDHLEEILIAFLMAAATTIIFVAVVHRYASGIPVIQDYILHWNLAWAQELCIYMFVWMAKFGAAYGVRTGIHVGVDVLINKLSVPMRSKFIVFGLLAGATFTGVVGTMGSTFVWHMSNTEQVSADLEWPMWIIYLAIPVGSYLMCFRFLQVMVNFLRTGELPHHDHGHVEGLEEDSTDPQRAAQDVNWFEMDDNLHPHDIAHHEGRKPGNGPAAGPTAGKGPKENDR from the coding sequence ATGCCCATGAAAATCCTAGACCATCTGGAGGAGATTCTTATCGCCTTCCTGATGGCCGCGGCGACGACGATCATCTTCGTCGCTGTCGTCCACCGTTATGCGTCCGGCATCCCCGTCATCCAGGACTACATCCTGCATTGGAATCTGGCCTGGGCGCAGGAACTCTGCATCTACATGTTCGTCTGGATGGCAAAGTTCGGCGCCGCCTACGGCGTTCGCACCGGCATCCATGTGGGTGTGGACGTGCTCATCAACAAGCTGTCCGTCCCGATGCGGTCGAAGTTCATCGTGTTCGGCCTGCTGGCCGGCGCGACGTTCACCGGCGTCGTCGGCACGATGGGTTCCACCTTCGTCTGGCACATGTCGAACACCGAGCAGGTCTCGGCGGACCTCGAATGGCCGATGTGGATCATCTATCTGGCGATCCCGGTCGGCTCCTACCTGATGTGCTTCCGCTTCCTTCAGGTGATGGTGAACTTCCTGCGCACCGGCGAACTGCCGCACCATGACCACGGCCATGTCGAGGGTCTGGAGGAGGACAGCACCGACCCGCAGCGTGCCGCGCAGGACGTCAACTGGTTCGAGATGGACGACAACCTGCACCCGCACGACATCGCCCATCATGAAGGCCGCAAGCCCGGAAACGGCCCGGCCGCTGGCCCGACCGCCGGTAAGGGACCGAAGGAGAACGACCGATGA
- a CDS encoding TRAP transporter large permease, with the protein MNAAIIFGLLLVLMLTGMPISISLGLTVLTFLFTMTHVPIEAVALKLFTGIEKFEIMAIPFFILAGNFLTHGGVARRMINFATAMVGHWHGGLGLAGVMGCALFAAVSGSSPATVVAIGSIVLPAMVAQGFPKQFGAGVITTSGALGILIPPSIVMVMYSVATSGSPHAASVGQLFMAGVIPGLMLAFVLGGVTWYRARKFGYPRLPKASLAQRLKALREAIWGLLLIVIVIGGIYSGVFTPTEAAAMSAVYAFIIAVFVYKDMPLRGVPKVLLSSASMSAMLLYIITNAVLFSFVLTSENIPQGIADWIVGQGLGVIAFLLVTNILLLMAGNFMEPSSIVLIMAPILFPVAIKLGIDPVHFGIMMVVNMEVGMCHPPVGLNLYVASGITKMGITELTVAVWPWLLAMLGFLVLITYVPIISTWLPRALGMM; encoded by the coding sequence ATGAACGCCGCCATCATCTTCGGCCTTCTGCTGGTTCTGATGCTCACCGGCATGCCGATCTCGATCTCGCTCGGCCTGACGGTTCTGACCTTCCTCTTCACCATGACCCATGTGCCGATCGAGGCCGTGGCGCTGAAGCTGTTCACCGGCATCGAGAAGTTCGAGATCATGGCGATCCCGTTCTTCATCCTGGCCGGCAACTTCCTGACGCACGGCGGCGTGGCCCGGCGCATGATCAACTTCGCCACGGCGATGGTCGGTCACTGGCATGGCGGCCTCGGCCTCGCCGGCGTGATGGGCTGCGCCCTGTTCGCGGCGGTGTCCGGCTCCAGCCCGGCAACGGTGGTGGCCATCGGCTCCATCGTGCTTCCGGCGATGGTCGCCCAGGGCTTTCCGAAGCAGTTCGGCGCCGGCGTCATCACCACCTCGGGCGCGCTGGGCATCCTGATCCCACCGTCCATCGTGATGGTGATGTATTCGGTCGCCACCAGCGGCAGCCCGCACGCCGCCTCGGTCGGACAGCTCTTCATGGCGGGCGTCATCCCCGGCCTGATGCTGGCCTTCGTGCTGGGCGGCGTCACCTGGTACCGCGCGCGCAAGTTCGGCTACCCGCGTCTGCCGAAGGCCAGCCTGGCCCAGCGCCTCAAGGCTCTGCGTGAAGCGATCTGGGGCCTCCTGCTGATCGTCATCGTCATCGGCGGCATCTATTCCGGCGTCTTCACGCCGACCGAGGCCGCGGCGATGAGCGCCGTTTACGCCTTCATCATCGCGGTCTTCGTCTACAAGGACATGCCGCTGCGCGGCGTGCCGAAGGTGCTGCTGTCCTCGGCCAGCATGTCGGCGATGCTGCTCTACATCATCACGAACGCGGTGCTGTTCTCGTTCGTGCTGACGTCGGAGAACATCCCGCAGGGTATCGCCGACTGGATCGTCGGCCAGGGGCTGGGCGTGATCGCCTTCCTTCTGGTGACGAACATCCTTCTGCTGATGGCCGGCAACTTCATGGAGCCGTCGTCGATCGTGCTGATCATGGCGCCGATCCTGTTCCCGGTCGCCATCAAGCTGGGCATCGACCCCGTGCATTTCGGCATCATGATGGTCGTGAACATGGAGGTCGGCATGTGCCACCCCCCGGTGGGCCTGAACCTCTACGTCGCGTCGGGCATCACCAAGATGGGCATCACCGAACTGACCGTGGCCGTCTGGCCGTGGCTGCTGGCGATGCTGGGCTTCCTGGTGCTGATCACCTACGTGCCGATCATCTCCACCTGGCTGCCGCGCGCGCTGGGGATGATGTAA
- a CDS encoding zinc ribbon domain-containing protein YjdM, producing MDDGLKCPKCNSEHVYQDGMLWICPECAHEWNPQAEGGAGADAAADQGVRDANGNTLSDGDAVTVIKDLKVKGSSLVVKGGTKVKNIRLVDGADGHNIACKIDGIGAMNLKSEFVKKA from the coding sequence ATGGACGACGGATTGAAGTGCCCGAAATGCAACTCCGAGCATGTCTATCAGGACGGCATGCTGTGGATCTGCCCGGAATGCGCCCATGAATGGAACCCGCAGGCCGAAGGCGGCGCGGGCGCGGACGCGGCGGCGGATCAGGGGGTGCGGGACGCCAACGGGAACACGCTGAGCGACGGCGACGCGGTGACGGTCATCAAGGATCTGAAGGTCAAGGGCTCGTCCCTGGTCGTCAAGGGCGGCACCAAGGTGAAGAACATCCGTCTGGTCGATGGGGCCGACGGCCACAACATCGCCTGCAAGATCGACGGCATCGGCGCGATGAACCTGAAGTCGGAATTCGTCAAGAAGGCGTGA
- a CDS encoding transporter substrate-binding domain-containing protein: MIANVAGGARRTLRAGVFASLFGAMVGAVAGMVAPGIATARADGVKLGYVEFPPYTQTDGGAAKGSLIEAFDKAAKAAGIAYTAESAPARRLFSGIADGEFNIFLGIRTVKEFDGSTLISTAPIARIELNAYGIGEAPVVKAKEDLSGKAVIALNGYSYGGWRAWMEDPANKVQMVDARTADQALQLLQAGRAPTLLQYSLPMQQALGGKTLADLKATPVQSLDVYIVVSKKTPDAAAVLAKLEAGFKATQ, encoded by the coding sequence ATGATCGCGAATGTTGCCGGAGGCGCCCGGCGGACGCTGCGGGCCGGGGTGTTCGCCAGCCTGTTCGGTGCCATGGTCGGAGCCGTTGCCGGCATGGTCGCTCCGGGGATCGCCACGGCGCGGGCGGACGGGGTCAAGCTCGGCTATGTGGAGTTCCCTCCCTACACCCAGACCGACGGCGGTGCCGCGAAGGGCAGCCTGATCGAGGCGTTCGACAAGGCCGCCAAGGCCGCTGGGATCGCCTACACCGCCGAATCGGCCCCGGCCCGCCGCCTCTTCTCCGGCATCGCGGACGGCGAGTTCAACATCTTCCTGGGCATCCGCACGGTCAAGGAATTCGACGGTTCCACGCTGATCAGCACCGCCCCCATCGCCCGGATCGAGCTGAACGCCTACGGCATCGGCGAAGCCCCGGTGGTGAAGGCGAAGGAGGATCTGTCGGGCAAGGCGGTCATCGCGCTGAACGGCTATTCCTACGGCGGCTGGCGCGCCTGGATGGAGGACCCGGCCAACAAGGTGCAGATGGTTGACGCGCGCACCGCCGATCAGGCGCTTCAACTGCTCCAGGCCGGGCGGGCGCCGACGTTGCTGCAATACTCGCTGCCCATGCAGCAGGCGCTGGGCGGGAAGACGCTCGCCGACCTGAAGGCGACACCGGTCCAGAGCCTGGATGTCTACATAGTCGTGTCGAAGAAGACCCCGGACGCCGCGGCGGTTCTGGCGAAGCTCGAAGCCGGGTTCAAGGCGACCCAATAG
- a CDS encoding molybdopterin-containing oxidoreductase family protein — translation MNSVFLPTACPHDCPSTCALEVEQVAPDRIGKVRGAAANSYTAGVICAKVSRYAERVHSPDRLRTPLRRTGPKGSGQWAEIGWDEALDRIADAFLDAERRHGPEAVWPYFSSGTMGLVQRGAIQRLRHAKGYSRQVSTVCDMPANMGWLAGHGDIRGADPREMADSDLIVNWGGNPVATQVNVMTHVSRARKGRGAKLVTIDPYRTGTAEVSDLHLMLRPGTDGALACAVMHVLFREGLADRAYLDRYAAGAERLEEHLATRTPEWAAAITGLTVEEIVAFARLYGTTKRSYLRLGYGLTRGRNGAAQMHTVSCLPVVTGAWAHKGGGALYCSFDIYHIDRTLSEGLDRLDTSVRGFDHPRIGAVLTGEDIASGPPVTAMLIQNTNPAAICPDSARVRRGFLRDDLFVAVHEQFMTDTAQLADIVIPATTFLEHDDLYRGGGQMHILIGRKVIEPQFESRENHWVISELARRVGAEHPGFGMSALEIIDSMLKTSGLTDAATLTGQRWIDAQPDFETSHFLNGFAFPDGRFRFAPDWAALGPYGAGQLPDLPDHMAPGRPADAEHPFRLVTAPARQFLNSSFTETVTAQRREGRPTVLIHPEDAAELALADGDAVRLGNGLGSSVVHAKPFAGVPRGVVIVEGIWPNSAFLEGIGINTLTSPEPIPPAGGAAFHDTAVWLRAA, via the coding sequence GTGAACTCCGTCTTCCTGCCGACCGCCTGCCCGCACGATTGCCCGAGCACCTGCGCCCTCGAAGTGGAACAGGTCGCGCCGGACCGCATCGGCAAGGTCCGCGGGGCCGCCGCCAACAGCTACACGGCGGGCGTCATCTGCGCGAAGGTCAGCCGCTACGCGGAGCGCGTCCATTCCCCCGACCGGTTGAGGACGCCCTTGCGGCGCACCGGCCCCAAGGGGTCCGGCCAGTGGGCGGAGATCGGCTGGGACGAGGCGCTGGACCGTATCGCCGACGCCTTCCTCGATGCGGAGCGCCGCCACGGCCCGGAAGCGGTCTGGCCCTACTTCTCATCCGGCACCATGGGGCTGGTGCAGCGCGGCGCCATCCAGCGGCTGCGCCATGCCAAAGGCTATTCGCGGCAGGTCAGCACGGTGTGCGACATGCCGGCCAACATGGGCTGGCTGGCCGGCCACGGCGACATCCGCGGCGCCGACCCGCGCGAGATGGCGGATAGCGACCTGATCGTGAACTGGGGCGGCAACCCGGTGGCGACCCAGGTGAACGTGATGACCCACGTCAGCCGCGCCCGAAAGGGCCGCGGGGCGAAACTGGTCACCATCGACCCCTACCGCACCGGCACGGCCGAGGTGTCGGACCTGCACCTGATGCTGCGCCCGGGCACCGACGGCGCGCTGGCCTGCGCGGTGATGCACGTCCTCTTCCGCGAAGGGCTGGCCGACCGCGCCTATCTCGACCGCTACGCCGCCGGTGCGGAGCGGCTGGAGGAGCATCTCGCCACCCGCACGCCGGAATGGGCGGCGGCGATCACCGGCCTGACGGTGGAGGAGATCGTCGCCTTCGCCCGCCTCTACGGAACCACCAAGCGCAGCTACCTGCGGCTCGGCTACGGGCTGACGCGCGGCCGCAACGGGGCGGCGCAGATGCACACGGTGTCCTGCCTGCCGGTGGTCACCGGGGCATGGGCGCACAAGGGCGGCGGGGCGCTCTACTGCTCCTTCGACATCTATCACATCGACCGCACCCTGTCGGAAGGGCTGGACCGGCTGGACACGTCGGTGCGCGGCTTCGACCATCCGCGCATCGGCGCGGTGCTGACCGGGGAGGACATCGCCAGCGGTCCCCCGGTCACCGCCATGCTGATCCAGAACACCAACCCGGCGGCGATCTGTCCGGACAGCGCCCGCGTGCGCCGCGGCTTCCTGCGCGACGACCTGTTCGTGGCGGTGCACGAGCAGTTCATGACCGACACGGCGCAGCTGGCCGACATCGTCATCCCCGCCACCACCTTCCTGGAGCACGACGACCTCTACCGCGGCGGCGGGCAGATGCACATCCTGATCGGCCGCAAGGTGATCGAGCCGCAGTTCGAATCGCGCGAGAACCACTGGGTGATTTCCGAGCTGGCGCGCCGCGTCGGCGCCGAGCATCCCGGCTTCGGCATGAGCGCGCTGGAGATCATCGACTCCATGCTGAAGACCTCCGGCCTGACCGACGCCGCCACCCTGACCGGGCAGCGCTGGATCGACGCCCAGCCGGATTTCGAGACCTCGCATTTCCTGAACGGCTTCGCCTTCCCGGACGGGCGCTTCCGCTTCGCGCCCGACTGGGCGGCGCTCGGCCCCTACGGTGCTGGCCAGTTGCCGGACCTGCCGGACCACATGGCGCCGGGCCGTCCGGCCGACGCCGAGCATCCCTTCCGTCTCGTCACCGCCCCGGCGCGGCAGTTCCTCAATTCCAGCTTCACCGAGACGGTGACCGCCCAGCGCCGCGAAGGCCGTCCCACCGTCCTGATCCATCCGGAGGACGCGGCGGAGCTCGCCCTGGCCGACGGTGACGCCGTGCGCCTCGGCAACGGGTTGGGCAGCAGCGTCGTCCATGCCAAGCCCTTCGCCGGGGTGCCGCGCGGCGTGGTGATCGTGGAGGGCATCTGGCCGAACAGCGCCTTCCTGGAGGGGATCGGGATCAACACCCTGACCTCGCCCGAGCCGATCCCGCCGGCAGGCGGTGCGGCTTTCCACGACACGGCGGTGTGGCTGCGCGCCGCCTGA
- a CDS encoding NAD(P)H-dependent flavin oxidoreductase, with protein MPVHTTLTQRLGLSNPIVQAPMAGGADTADLVAAVGEAGGIGFVGAAYLSPEQIAERARAIRARTSRPFGINLFAPLPAPEAPDAGRMDAAVAAIARHHVDLGLPAPGTPALGADGFAAQLAAALDCGASAFSFTFGIPPADALAAIKARGMLLIGTATGVEEAVALERAGMDAVIAQGAEAGGHRGSFATGPGEVDFAAGLVGTMALVPQVADAVELPVLASGGIMDGRGIAAALALGAAGVQMGTAFLTCAEAGIPEAHKQAILDARETQTRVTRAFSGRPARGIVNRVMEDIADGAALPFPLQNVLTRPMRTAAAQQGRAEFLSLWAGQGVRLARRQTAAELMTRLVDETDAAVRRLTGIT; from the coding sequence ATGCCGGTTCACACCACTCTGACCCAGCGCCTGGGCCTGTCCAACCCCATCGTCCAGGCCCCGATGGCCGGGGGCGCCGACACGGCGGACCTCGTCGCCGCGGTGGGCGAAGCCGGCGGCATCGGCTTCGTCGGGGCGGCCTATCTGTCCCCGGAGCAGATCGCCGAGCGTGCGCGGGCGATCCGTGCCCGGACCTCCCGCCCCTTCGGGATCAACCTGTTCGCCCCCCTGCCCGCGCCCGAAGCCCCGGACGCCGGAAGGATGGACGCGGCGGTCGCTGCCATCGCGCGCCACCACGTCGATCTCGGCCTGCCCGCCCCCGGCACGCCGGCCTTGGGCGCCGACGGCTTCGCCGCCCAACTGGCCGCGGCGCTGGACTGCGGGGCGTCGGCCTTCAGCTTCACCTTCGGCATCCCACCCGCCGACGCGCTGGCCGCCATCAAGGCGCGGGGCATGCTCCTGATCGGCACGGCGACCGGCGTCGAGGAGGCCGTTGCGCTGGAACGGGCCGGCATGGATGCCGTGATCGCCCAAGGAGCCGAGGCCGGCGGGCACCGCGGCAGCTTCGCCACCGGTCCTGGAGAGGTGGATTTCGCCGCCGGACTGGTCGGCACCATGGCGCTGGTTCCGCAGGTGGCGGACGCGGTGGAGCTGCCGGTGCTGGCCTCTGGCGGCATCATGGACGGGCGCGGCATCGCGGCGGCCCTGGCTCTGGGGGCCGCCGGCGTGCAGATGGGCACCGCCTTCCTGACCTGCGCGGAGGCCGGCATCCCCGAGGCGCACAAGCAGGCGATCCTCGACGCCCGCGAGACGCAGACGCGCGTGACCCGCGCCTTTTCGGGCCGCCCGGCGCGCGGGATCGTCAACCGGGTCATGGAGGACATTGCGGACGGCGCCGCCCTGCCCTTCCCCCTTCAGAACGTCCTGACCCGCCCGATGCGCACCGCCGCCGCGCAGCAGGGCCGGGCGGAGTTCCTGTCGCTGTGGGCCGGACAGGGCGTCCGCCTCGCGCGGCGGCAGACGGCGGCGGAATTGATGACGCGGCTTGTCGACGAAACCGACGCCGCGGTCCGGCGCCTGACGGGGATCACCTGA
- a CDS encoding GGDEF domain-containing protein → MSDGKAAEMAGEEDFETARILAVRAMDRIDANGLLPNPENFTLWYAYFGGQNPDLTRAIELAQRDGATLSQSHCDELYKRFFTLDAEAQAIRETSERARVALGRILDQLGSVGSETDRYGQALAGFRGELDQPMSLAELRAMVAAIAAETTAIVDRQTRLQSQLLESSQQLAELRVVLDSARREAMTDGLTGIANRRGFDLALASAAEDAAQTGMPMTLLMVDIDHFKRFNDTHGHLVGDHVLKLVAKVLTEGVKGRDTVARYGGEEFSVILPHTALANALKVAEQLRASVGSRQIINRTRNANYGSVTLSVGAAEYRPGEDLLALMRRADDALYTAKRGGRNRVCAEGTVAG, encoded by the coding sequence ATGAGCGATGGAAAGGCGGCGGAAATGGCGGGCGAAGAGGATTTCGAGACGGCGCGGATCCTCGCTGTTCGTGCCATGGATCGGATTGACGCCAATGGATTGTTGCCGAATCCGGAGAATTTCACCCTCTGGTACGCCTATTTCGGCGGTCAGAATCCGGACCTGACGCGCGCCATCGAACTGGCCCAGCGCGACGGTGCCACGTTGTCGCAAAGCCATTGCGACGAGCTGTACAAACGCTTCTTCACGCTGGACGCCGAAGCCCAGGCCATCCGCGAAACGTCGGAACGGGCGCGAGTCGCCTTGGGACGCATCCTCGATCAGCTGGGCAGCGTCGGATCGGAAACCGATCGCTACGGGCAGGCGCTGGCCGGCTTCCGGGGGGAGCTGGACCAGCCGATGAGCCTGGCCGAGCTGCGCGCCATGGTGGCGGCCATCGCGGCGGAGACGACCGCCATCGTGGACCGCCAGACCCGTCTGCAAAGCCAGCTCCTCGAATCCAGCCAGCAATTGGCCGAGCTGCGCGTGGTTCTGGATTCGGCGCGGCGGGAGGCGATGACCGACGGGCTGACCGGCATCGCCAACCGGCGCGGATTCGATCTGGCGCTGGCCTCCGCCGCGGAGGACGCGGCGCAGACTGGAATGCCGATGACCCTGCTGATGGTGGACATCGATCATTTCAAGCGCTTCAACGACACCCACGGCCATCTCGTCGGCGACCATGTGCTGAAACTGGTCGCCAAGGTTTTGACCGAAGGGGTGAAGGGGCGCGACACCGTCGCCCGCTACGGCGGTGAGGAGTTCAGCGTCATCCTGCCCCACACCGCCCTTGCCAACGCGCTGAAGGTGGCCGAGCAGCTTCGCGCCTCCGTGGGGTCGCGGCAGATCATCAACCGGACGCGCAACGCCAATTACGGTTCGGTCACCCTGTCGGTCGGGGCGGCCGAATACCGTCCCGGTGAGGATCTGCTGGCCCTGATGCGCCGCGCCGACGATGCGCTCTACACAGCCAAGCGCGGCGGGCGCAACCGCGTCTGCGCGGAGGGGACGGTGGCGGGCTGA
- a CDS encoding pentapeptide repeat-containing protein has translation MKTTIFAAFAVLATFLGTALVPSIALAECTDPAQPKVNWRRCYFDGRDLSSAKLSGAMLRDATFQRSTLKDADLSETDSYRAKFFSATMPGVKLDGARLIEADFTRADLTGASLKEADLRNAKLVNAILQKADFTGARLGGADLRHADLSGAIWIDGTTVCAEKSLGQCN, from the coding sequence ATGAAGACGACAATTTTCGCCGCCTTCGCGGTACTTGCCACCTTCCTGGGCACAGCCCTGGTCCCCTCCATCGCTCTGGCCGAATGCACCGACCCGGCGCAGCCGAAGGTGAACTGGCGCCGCTGCTACTTCGACGGGCGCGATCTGTCGTCGGCGAAGCTGTCCGGGGCGATGCTGCGCGACGCCACCTTCCAGCGGTCCACCCTGAAGGACGCCGACCTGTCGGAGACCGACAGCTATCGCGCGAAATTCTTCAGCGCCACCATGCCGGGTGTGAAGCTGGACGGTGCCCGTCTGATCGAGGCCGACTTCACCCGCGCCGACCTGACTGGGGCGTCACTGAAGGAAGCGGACCTGCGCAACGCAAAGCTGGTGAACGCGATCCTGCAAAAGGCCGACTTCACCGGGGCGCGGCTGGGCGGTGCGGACCTGCGGCACGCCGATCTGTCCGGGGCGATCTGGATCGACGGCACGACGGTCTGCGCCGAGAAATCGCTGGGCCAGTGCAACTGA
- a CDS encoding thioesterase family protein codes for MNHSPTPLRLHRETVRPEWIDYNGHMNVAYYLLAFDHATDAVLDHFEIGKAYAEGEGRSMFAVEAHLTYAREVTEGDGLTFTSLVLGADAKRLHLFHEMRHEEDGFLAATAEFVLLHVDLAERRSVPLAPETAERLTRTVAEHATLPVPPQAGRSVGLRTPKGA; via the coding sequence ATGAACCATTCGCCCACCCCGCTTCGCCTGCACCGGGAAACCGTCCGCCCGGAGTGGATCGACTACAACGGCCACATGAACGTGGCCTATTACCTGCTCGCCTTCGACCATGCGACCGACGCCGTACTCGACCATTTCGAGATCGGCAAGGCATACGCGGAGGGCGAGGGGCGGTCGATGTTCGCGGTGGAGGCGCACCTGACCTATGCCCGCGAGGTCACGGAGGGTGACGGGCTGACTTTCACCTCTCTGGTCCTCGGTGCGGACGCCAAGCGGCTGCATCTGTTCCACGAGATGCGCCATGAGGAGGACGGATTCCTCGCCGCTACGGCGGAATTCGTTCTGCTCCATGTCGATCTGGCGGAGCGCCGTTCGGTGCCGCTGGCTCCGGAAACCGCGGAGCGGCTGACGCGCACCGTGGCGGAGCACGCCACTCTGCCCGTGCCGCCGCAGGCCGGTCGTTCGGTCGGGTTGCGGACTCCGAAGGGGGCGTGA